From the Drosophila willistoni isolate 14030-0811.24 chromosome 2L unlocalized genomic scaffold, UCI_dwil_1.1 Seg168, whole genome shotgun sequence genome, the window TCGCCGTTTATggtgatttgattttgatagTTCTGGCTATTATTAGGATTGGAGttacttaatttgtttacaggCAATTGAGCTGGGCTGGAAGCCTTAACAACATTggctgacaaaaaaaaaaaaaacttgcagttttaaaaacaaaaactaattatattaatccattttttttttattacccgtTTGCTTGCGTAGTGTATTCGATCCACGTTGGGATTCAGTTGCCAATTTATCAACGATGGCTTCAAGCTCCGAGTAGATCtacaagacaaaaaaaaatagcataATTTATAAAAGTCTAATTTTTAAAAGCAGTATTTGATTTTGTACCTTGGCCGtttcattatgaaaaacttgcTCTGTGGCAAAGAGGGTCTGCAAGTTGGTAACTAGAAATAATATCCTTGAATCGTATAATGCTGGCAGCTCGTCATGCAGTTCAGtatttaatatttcatagGTGCGTCTAGCCTCCTCAAGCTGTTCACGGCCTTTCGTTAACTAAggtgaaaatataaatttaatgcaTAGAAAAAAAGTACAGTTTGCTCACCTTAATATCATCCTTTCGCTTATTAGCATTGGCCTGGAGATTTTGAAACGAGTGACGTTGGCCATCGTAATCAATTAGTTTACGATTGCGTTTTTCTACCTTTTTctgttaaaataaattaaaatatctctcACAATTCCTTGAGAATTAATGCGGTATTTCGTGATTCGTACCTTCATTTCGGGAAATTGTCCGGTATAAGTATTAAGCGGAATCAGCACTTGATCACCCAGTTTGTGTGCAAAATCTTGCCACAGACTCTCCGAGGCTGCTGTTTGTGCTTGCAACGCGTCATAACCGGTCCATTGTGGCTCATAGACTTCGCCAACAGCCTCCATCAAAGATTTTGAAGCAGATTGTGcagctaataaaaaaaatatttaattaaaaaaaaaataaaaatttaataaaacttAGATGGGactgattttgatttttctataCATACCACGAATACATCtaatataattattaaattctttttgCAATCTGTTTGCACTTGCTTGTTGGCGattgaaattgtttaagtGATCATCTAGAATGTCATCAGCTGTGCGATCTACCTTGCCCAAGTTCTGGAGAATCTGCAAATGAATTAtttaacatataaatatttcaccaTACTATGGGATCGTATCTCATCAAGTACACATATATGTAGTATGTACAAAGGTGCACCCCTACTAGAGATGACTACTAGCTTGTTTTCTGTTTAACCCCTTCCCCAATTATACAAAACTTCTTTTTTACCACACACTTTAGATTTAAATCTTGGTATTATTGCTATTAAAGATCAATACAATAtgtttttgaattaaaattctttttatacccttgcaaaaagcgtatattaattttggtcagaagtgtgcaacgcataaaaggaagcatttccgaccatataaagtatatatattcttgatcagcatgacaagacgagttcatatagccatgtccgtccgtccgtccgtctggatcaacgcaaactcctcctataCCATTAGAGCTACAgtgttgaaattttgcatgtaggcttgtatatactgcagggctTGTATATCTCGTATATCAAATTGCGTTGGTTTTTTAATGTATATGACcgttttagtttgttttatGTGTCTATGTGTTCAGGTCGTCCACATTCTATGTGAACTATAAACCCACATACCTACGAgcacctacatacatatatgcaagtataataaagtaagtaagtcgtctcgtcTAATGGAGCGCCTAATAAAACtcgtttatatgtacatatatcttcCATGTTGATAATCCGATTTTAATCATATTTGATAGGGTTCAATTGTCCAAAAATTGAGACAGGCAATCAGTTTTTTGTAGATCATGAAGGcgaaagtgggcgtggcaaatttagctttgttagttttcaagcaaatgtgttttgtttaattttcggggacGAAAGTGGGCGTtgcaaaataagaaaaaagtaaTATTTGCGCGTGTACTAAGCCAGTACACATTCCAAATTTGGTGTCTATAGCTGGCATAGTCCTTGAGAAAATCAGTCCGTTGCTGCggtttatgtaaatttcgggggcgtaagggggcgtggtacgtaccaaatttggtgactttagatcttgtagtctccgagatctatgtacgtgttcatacggacagacggatggacggacatggctagatcgactcggctctTCATCCTGATCAAGgaaatatatactttatggggttggaggaaaagcttccttctgtctgttacatacattttggcgactttaatataccatttcaccctatgggtgtatggtatgaAAATCATAAGTTTAGTTGGATGTTCGGCAACGATGCTATTTGCTGCCCTAGATTaccaaaaaccagagggccggggttatcttcgaccgcgtcaaagtgtATATACCCTTCCAAGCCGTTTGATACTTGgataaaatttgaaaagacaaaatcTGCGCATGTACTAAGTCATTTGGATatttggtgtctctagctggtaTAGTCTTTGAGAAAGTCGGTTTTAtataatttgcgggggcggaagtAAACGTGGCAAacatttgaaacaaacttgaCCGTAGGTACTTCACGAGTATACATaccatacatacattttggcgactttaatataccttttCACCCTTTATGGTATTTTGGTATAAAAGCACTGCTGTTTTTGTAAACCCAgctgtacatatatacatacatatgtatgtacatacatatatttaagtGAAGAGGATTATTTTAAGCGTTTTTACTTTGGCTCTCTTGCCACCTAGCGTATCAATTGTGACTCCAACCTTTCCCACAACTTTTCAAAACATACGCTTTATAAGTGAGTTGCAGAGTGGAGATATTTTAATCTAAACCTACGTAGAATATAAAAAGCGGACTTTGATTCAAAAACTCTAATGGAATGTTGAAATTCTGTGATTGAAAATTAAATCGAGAAAAGCAACTAGAGAAAACTCAATTTTGGATGGCTCATCTGAATTGATAACTTTTTAGCCAAACTCTTGACTCTACCATTAGGTTAACTTTATATGTgtgaacatacatacatacatttgtcaAACACgtgtatgcatacatatgtatttatttacatCCATTTATTTGTTGGAGTATCACATATCAAGAGAGGAGAGAGTGGttatagaaatttatttacatcCACTTAGTCTCCCTGTTTAACAGTCTGTCAACTTTcacttttaaattttcaattcttttcttataAATACCTACATacttaaatatgtattttgtgtGTAAACTTGAGAGATAATATGATACGTCCTCCATTACATACACCAAATGACATACATACTTGACTcttgaatattaaattgtTAAATCCATTTTgacgactttaatataccattcaATCATATTGTCACTCATCGAagtcggtcgtgtttttgtttGCGCTCTCGATTAACTACTGTCTTTCATTCTTTCGTGAagctaatttataatattcaatttaaattcattgccttaccaatttttaataattcgCTATACTCATCGCGAAGTTTGGGTTAAATTTACtaacatttatatacatatattaatatcaaaactttaacaaacgcaaatataattttgttgttgcgctgcttagtttttgatttcgttctattttttttttgctcccacCCGGGCTTCAATTTACAGTtcatagtttgtttttgtttgtgtggtgttggtgctctctattcttttgttttctcttttgatcgcGCTCTCGGCCGTTAACTTCGCGCTGGTGACCAGTGTTGCCGTTTTTCCCCGAGCAAAATAAGCtgaattaacaaaaaaaaccagccAGAATAAGCTAAATCCCAGAAAAAAATAGCTGAAAAATAAGctaatttttttaagtttttaaattataaaaaacatatatttttaaaaaaacttcatgtttatgaaaaaaaaaaaaaacgaaaacaaaagaaatttaaacttATAAAGTTCATTTAAATGACATTAAACCTGCTATTAGATTGTCTACAGACTGTTCGGGCTCATTATCTAATTGTTCCACATTTTCTATAGACTTCAGGCAGATTGAAGAAACTTTGTAATCAAAGCAACATTTGTTGTGTCGGCTCAATCCGGATctagaatttaaaaatataagtttttgtTCTGATGAGACTATCACTTTCTGAGACATTACCTTATGgttaatattgaatttaacGTGTCAACGTTCATCctatttcttattttattttttattaaattaacttGGCTAAAAACCCTTTCCACTTCGGCGTTCGACCAAGGTAAAGAATGTATTTCAAGCGCAACAGAACTCAGCTTAGAAAACCGGTTGTTTCCGCCCGAGTCTCTGTAATTCAATACTTCAACCCAAAATTTAATTGTGTCCTCAGTATTTTCCCAAGAGATAAGTGTCAATTCATTGTATTGACGTtcaatttcgtcaatattGGGAATTCCAAAAAACTCCAAAATCGGaatgatgtttttttttttagtttttaaaatattttctactGCAAAAGCATCGGCTTGttttaagattttaaaattgtcGGGTAACctaaaattagaaaaatatattcattCAGCCATTCCTTGAATTCTGAGCTCTGTAGCCAGACGTCTCtaacttt encodes:
- the LOC6652379 gene encoding myc box-dependent-interacting protein 1 isoform X1, translated to MSENKGIMLAKSMQKHAGRAKEKILQNLGKVDRTADDILDDHLNNFNRQQASANRLQKEFNNYIRCIRAAQSASKSLMEAVGEVYEPQWTGYDALQAQTAASESLWQDFAHKLGDQVLIPLNTYTGQFPEMKKKVEKRNRKLIDYDGQRHSFQNLQANANKRKDDIKLTKGREQLEEARRTYEILNTELHDELPALYDSRILFLVTNLQTLFATEQVFHNETAKIYSELEAIVDKLATESQRGSNTLRKQTANVVKASSPAQLPVNKLSNSNPNNSQNYQNQITINGDGANSPTSTNSILLEPRFDSISSTPEPQATEIKNLELKEAPAKTEATTKSSGSDPETGAVATGEDKTDSIDISSPNANTKPNSTVVQGVTTAIEEIFEQTTTTTAAMSEVNGSNNNNNNGEATELAHKESSISTSASTSGGKQPKELPSVLNNGNNSFEEHKLKKLDANAVDLPPGVLYRVKATYGYVKEDVDELSFEIGDTIRVIEYDDPEDQEEGWLMGQKEGTQEKGLFPANFTRPI
- the LOC6652379 gene encoding amphiphysin isoform X3, translating into MSENKGIMLAKSMQKHAGRAKEKILQNLGKVDRTADDILDDHLNNFNRQQASANRLQKEFNNYIRCIRAAQSASKSLMEAVGEVYEPQWTGYDALQAQTAASESLWQDFAHKLGDQVLIPLNTYTGQFPEMKKKVEKRNRKLIDYDGQRHSFQNLQANANKRKDDIKLTKGREQLEEARRTYEILNTELHDELPALYDSRILFLVTNLQTLFATEQVFHNETAKIYSELEAIVDKLATESQRGSNTLRKQTANVVKASSPAQLPVNKLSNSNPNNSQNYQNQITINGDGANSHANAVDLPPGVLYRVKATYGYVKEDVDELSFEIGDTIRVIEYDDPEDQEEGWLMGQKEGTQEKGLFPANFTRPI
- the LOC6652379 gene encoding myc box-dependent-interacting protein 1 isoform X2, with the translated sequence MSENKGIMLAKSMQKHAGRAKEKILQNLGKVDRTADDILDDHLNNFNRQQASANRLQKEFNNYIRCIRAAQSASKSLMEAVGEVYEPQWTGYDALQAQTAASESLWQDFAHKLGDQVLIPLNTYTGQFPEMKKKVEKRNRKLIDYDGQRHSFQNLQANANKRKDDIKLTKGREQLEEARRTYEILNTELHDELPALYDSRILFLVTNLQTLFATEQVFHNETAKIYSELEAIVDKLATESQRGSNTLRKQTANVVKASSPAQLPVNKLSNSNPNNSQNYQNQITINGDGANSQPQATEIKNLELKEAPAKTEATTKSSGSDPETGAVATGEDKTDSIDISSPNANTKPNSTVVQGVTTAIEEIFEQTTTTTAAMSEVNGSNNNNNNGEATELAHKESSISTSASTSGGKQPKELPSVLNNGNNSFEEHKLKKLDANAVDLPPGVLYRVKATYGYVKEDVDELSFEIGDTIRVIEYDDPEDQEEGWLMGQKEGTQEKGLFPANFTRPI